The DNA sequence ATCGTTTCGTGATAACTGAAATTAATTGTTAGTTAGATAATGGAAAACCACAGTAGAAACAGTACATGATTTTCAACATTATCTACATGTGCCTGGGAAGCCATTCAAGATTTCAGTACTGGGTTAATTCATTGTTACTGTTAACTCATCCATATTCAATAGGTGATTCGACCAATCGGATGCCCCTTTGTAGACACGTGAGTAGGCTTTTACATAGGCAAGTCCACACCGATATAACTGTGTAGTAAAATCCTTACGTGTCCGAATCAGTTTCTCTAAATCAATAACAAACAGCGCTATGCTGTTCTTTTGCCGGATCCTTATTTTCTCTTACTATTTGCCATTTCGTGTAATTTCTGATCGACTTTGGATTACACAGTCTTCCAAAGTATTTTTGGTCTTCAGTCTCTGGAGTTTGGCGGTATAAACTGCGACTTCGGAGGCATGTTTTTGTGAACTCAACAGCGCTCGAGGAATGCCtgaatttatttcatttcaaaAAAATTTGTTTCATTGTCTACTCTGTGTCTACTGTAGTTATCTGGATTCCCAGGAACGCAACATGCATACTTTCGACTTTTCATCATCTAATCAATGAAGTACTATTTTATGCATTGAGTGCTCTTGAGTATATTTTTAATTCACTGATGGACAAGCTTTGTCTCCCTGATGAACATAGACTTTGTGTTTCCACCTCAATTGGTCAACGCGCCTATTGAAATTGGATGAGTTAATCGTAACAGTGAAACTGGACCACTGGACTTAGCACCGAATTCTTGAAATGCCTTCCCAGTCGCAAGTAACATTCGCATGacgaaattttatacccgATAAAACACTGCTACTACTGCTCGTGTTTTAAATAGTACATAGATACTAAATGAAGGGAAAATTCTTGCTGAACATtctatttattgtgtatgagCCTTACAAACAATAGCCATCAGcggaaaataaagaaaaccacGGATTATGCCTGGCAAAACTCAAAAGCGATAATTGCCGATAAGAGTTGCCGCAGAGTGGTAGCTGGGAAATCTTTACATAAAATCTACAGTAGATATCTTAAAGCGCAGCTGATAATATCTGTAATTTGGCCCGTGTCGCGTATTGTcccgaaataaaaataatcatttgaacCATGAGTCCCTGAACTTGCTCGCATCCTTTCAGTGAGCCAGGATCTTATTACAGCAAGTGTCCGATGTCAGCTAGGCTAGCCTCTGCTTTGGTAGAATACTATTCGCCTTCAGTATGGTTGATCATACTAATCAATGTCATTTTAACAGTTAATAAATGGGACAGTTTTCCGTGGAAAAGAGGTTTACCGCTCGGAACCAAGTATAATAGAGAATTAGACCTTATGTGATTATAGATAATAAAGCGCTTTTGACCTTTCAAACGACGCGCTATTTAACCGCCGCCGCCTGGTAAATAAGTAACACGACCCGAGCGGTGAGATTTTTTTCTTCCccattatataaaaaataaaagacaatTTACTAGGGACAGTGATGATGAATCCCACCTTATCAAAACAAATCCAACCACCAACGTCCTCAGCTGGGACTGCTTTGGACTTGTCATCACAAGGGAAATGTACACAAAATTCCTGAATGGCGTTTTTCGCACGTATTTCTTTTGAGGGGATTCCGACCTACCGTTTCAACTTGTAGCTTAATTAACTTTTTATTTGATCAGCAAGAAATCCCGAAACTCTGAAAAATAGTAATTTCCGACTAAATTCACTGAAGAGCTGGCAGGCTTGCTATAGTGGTAATACATTTGTTTATTACACTTGAACAAGCTTTAATTCGTGACTCTACGTTTTACAATAACCACACAAAGTAGACTGACAAAGTAGTATGAAACTTAAGCGCCTGTTTCAGCTGGAACGGAAATATAGCAGCCAATCACGTATGATCGGTGTTTATACCTGAGCGGAACCATCTCTTCTAGGCACGTCTTTCGATCATAGTTAGCTACAGGCGCTGTTTTCAAACTTACATTCTGAGCTACATTAATGCCATTCCTGATGGATCCTACTAGTGAAACGTTAAGAAGAATCGTCTTTAATTCACCTTTAGATGCAATATCGTGGCTACAAACGGAGAGACTCCTTGCTAGAGAAACGTCGTGCGCTCATCACGACCCGCCTATTCCAATGAGACTAACAGAGTGTCCAGACCGTTCCGACGGCTACAAGTGGTAAGCACACAGACATTAAATCTAAAACAGCAGAAATAGAAATTAAGACTTTATTATAGGAATTATGATTTTTAAGTGACATATGAATACCAGTTGCGAATCCTCCATGAATGTACATTTTGATTTGCTGGCTAAAGCATTATTAAGCCATAAACTAATATCATGTGATACAATACTATGAAAGAAGGCAAATAACGCCGCCATGGCGAGCCACTGGAataatccatttccatcggctaaatCAGGCGAAGTAACCAAGCAATCAAAATACCTctataacatatcagactacATTCGTTGGTTGTTATTTGAAGTTTACTTGCAAATGATAAGCAATATCAAAGAAGTGGGAACTGCAATAAGGGAATATTGTCCCCATTAACCACTTACTGTGGCCTATGCTGTGACAAACATACACCAGTCACTAGATCATGTTATGCTTTGAAAACTTATTTCAACATACAATATCATATCCTTTGTGATTATATGTTATCTTGCACCCTTCAAGGCGATGCCCAACTTGCCACAGAAGAACCTCTGTGAGGATGGGATCCTTCTTTGGGGAATTCCCAAGGATACGCCTTGCTACTATGGTAGAGGCGATTCACCACTGggcgaaaaaaataaagcagaaGACATCTGCAGAGATGCTTGGAATAAGCGAGCGAGTTGTAGGGAAGATATCGTCACGTCTGAGGGATATCTGCGCCGAGGACTTAAGACGACGCCCTGTTATTCCTTTTGGTGGGCCAGGCATCATTTGCGAGATTGATGAGAGCTTATTCAACCACAAAGCAAAGGTAAAGCTCAAGGAAGCTCAATTCCACCAATATGTATGTTCAAGCAACAAAAAGGTGTGGGCCTCCCCACTTTACTGAGCGGATTTATATAtcaacgttttttttaaccaaCGGGTTTCAGGCGGTACATAAgcaaccgacaacaaatttgttgaacagtttaagGTTTTATTTGATTAAATATTTAGATATTGATAAATGAAGTCACTTTGCTTCCAATTACTATAACACAGAACTGGAACTGTCTATCTATGATTACAGTACAACCGCGGGAGACGACCGGCAGATGCCAATTGGGTGTTCGGAGTACTCTCCACAGAACATTTCCCTTCAAGAGGCTACTTCCGGGTGGTACAGAGAAGGGATGCAGCGACACTCTTGCCAATCATCGAACAGGCGCTGCTGCCTGGCTCGACTGTACACACGGATGACTGGGCAGCATACCGTCAACTACAGGCCCGATTGCCAAATGTGGTAGCGGACCACGGGGTTGTTGTACACCGGTATAATTTTGTCGACCCAATTACCGGTGTACACACCCAACACGTGGAGTCTGCATGGAACCGCCTCAAAAGTGTTATCAAAGAGCGGCGGGGTGTGAGGCGGGTAGACTTGCAGAGTTTCCTGGACGAGCAGTGCTGGAGAGACTGGCGCACCTCCAACAGGAGAATATTCTATCCTCTTCTAAGCGTTTTGCGTTTACATTTTCCTCTCTAATAACTAATAAACATTTCAAGAACGAATCATCTACAATAAAGTATTGAAGCTTaaagtattttgttttatatataaGCTTACAATTTGCCATTGTTTGCTCCTGTCGAGGAGCGCCTTTGCCCTATACAGCATAGCCAATGGAAAGAAAACCAGGAAAACCACGCCGTTAGATGAAAACTTGGCTACAATGAGCCCCTGGCAAGGGTGACATCTCGGGCTTGGTCCCGATAATACCACATCTTGTGGGGGGACCAAGATGCCCTCATTTAACCTCTCGAACTAAAATAATACAGCCAcagcgtcctccgtagaaatatcacgcgacgaattataaaagaagccattcaatgccttatcttcattcagaattttctctcttttgacaaacgagtcaatcttccgtttacaggttttgcatattcttctgggaatagctgatctgAGTTTACCAAAAATTTTTGTagcattttcttcgaatccaactgtgcgatatttacattgaagaaactcgcctgcccagatgtcttgaaattaatcccacaaacaagacaaaactcgtct is a window from the Nematostella vectensis chromosome 9, jaNemVect1.1, whole genome shotgun sequence genome containing:
- the LOC116604693 gene encoding uncharacterized protein LOC116604693 isoform X1; this translates as MPFLMDPTSETLRRIVFNSPLDAISWLQTERLLARETSCAHHDPPIPMRLTECPDRSDGYKWRCPTCHRRTSVRMGSFFGEFPRIRLATMVEAIHHWAKKIKQKTSAEMLGISERVVGKISSRLRDICAEDLRRRPVIPFGGPGIICEIDESLFNHKAKYNRGRRPADANWVFGVLSTEHFPSRGYFRVVQRRDAATLLPIIEQALLPGSTVHTDDWAAYRQLQARLPNVVADHGVVVHRYNFVDPITGVHTQHVESAWNRLKSVIKERRGVRRVDLQSFLDEQCWRDWRTSNRRIFYPLLSVLRLHFPL
- the LOC116604693 gene encoding uncharacterized protein LOC116604693 isoform X2, giving the protein MRLTECPDRSDGYKWRCPTCHRRTSVRMGSFFGEFPRIRLATMVEAIHHWAKKIKQKTSAEMLGISERVVGKISSRLRDICAEDLRRRPVIPFGGPGIICEIDESLFNHKAKYNRGRRPADANWVFGVLSTEHFPSRGYFRVVQRRDAATLLPIIEQALLPGSTVHTDDWAAYRQLQARLPNVVADHGVVVHRYNFVDPITGVHTQHVESAWNRLKSVIKERRGVRRVDLQSFLDEQCWRDWRTSNRRIFYPLLSVLRLHFPL